In a genomic window of Chryseobacterium sp. G0162:
- a CDS encoding alpha-2-macroglobulin family protein: MKRFSKIFMLSLLSLGFSPVFAQKYYDDQWKKIAENSQKGAYKSNLPIILDMENQAMKENNTIQLIRSLKAEFSIVNQTVDDDQNDAASKFFKKLQEAEGKLKGDEKLVYKVLLNGFFLDYYNQNYWKINGRTNISTQDLAQIETWTKLDYKNYLNKSYKELDQQKQDMKKTSLEKYKVLFSETKDIAYFPSLYDWYSLKKIAFLSENNIFTKNELTENRTSINAIFDELIAQNNGNPKLYFMKEKLVNNCDFNQCKDKLEQLQKLAKSDVQGDYKVVIMEGIMDELVMKKKAKEAIVVAAQAKSEYPKSPFIENIKNKENQITNPVLNIKYEKQTQNNLPIHFVAEYQNVSEFSLNIYEVKEDFLSLMKYVQNSYANNYFGQVKKNLVRKETYQLSDPKDYQSHKTSLEIKPLPAGVYVAEFSVPGTDTKDNNPEKNFYFLVSGNKIIYQSKSSRTSLSDDLKLVNSENGKAVTNEKLNFYEFVNNNSINKIEGKTNENGIFKFPATANKEYYRTYLIQQPKTNDFQIMQVYGNNNVEDYNPNKEARSKAQIFTDRAIYRPGQMVYFKVVNTRLNNETESVLSGLKQKITLVDANNQEVSSQSFTTNEFGSYHGSFMLPKGKLNGTFYINTDGDSQGYKDIRVEEYKRPKFEVTFDSVKDEYKYGQTIELKGKAMMFSGVALSNTTVNYEIKKQNIRWRYFWWYPRDNDNENSILGEAKTNEKGEFVIRLDLKKDEKLEGIQIDNYQINASVTDINGETQSANTDLKVASVSHYIKADEIKNIFSDETAKLKVETKNYNEQVLKKSYKVKLSKLTAPDRIFRDNFKSEVQNLPQYSKTEFISKFPHDLFDKNDDVKNWKTEKIVVERQQQPSADNAQLSTSLDLGKLEAGDYQLELFNIEGKDTIKASQYFSVWDKTSLKPAQKTFLTVIAPKEEFARGEKAKVYVYSAIPDALVNVFVQNGSGKTITETHQFKKGMLEYTADIPKDKSVSELNLQFQLVAFNDIQTETAVLKIKDTEKPLKIETVTFRDKLEPNSKEKWTVKVTGNDKEKVNAEVLANMYDMSLDQFAENNYGWDKLYTPFNIITSYDIREYLLQKSYQNRLKYFNGNYVAVPEFNWFDGNLFYSLGGNGVKSPRTRKNKTALPAPTAAPIARNSVALEEVVMIGYGQKKSALQGKVAGVEVAEADAAVDQVESQEALEKVPVRQNLNETAFFYPDLKTDAEGNVNFEFTSPEALTKWKLMFLAHTKDARAATLEKEVVTQKEFSVTPNYPRFLREGDELNLQSKLSNLTNKKMNGSAELQILDAFTNENISSKFGINSGTQNFDLNENGNGALTWKLKVPNNVSSIILKIVAKAGAYSDGEQQAVAVLPNRMLVTDAVPVFVKEGETKTFVLDNLKNNTSTTASNVSNTLELTTNPIWEIMFALPSLKNDQNSSADVIFNKWFADVLASEIFKANPKMKTVFDEYQGKELLNSNLEKNQELKQLLLDETPWVLESKNEAEQMQKLALLFDVNTMRNSINQNWDDFSKLQNPDGGFSWYAGYPSSYGTSLYILKNLGKVNLWLKDNAKEYQSAGQNALVAKLIQYVDNEISKYAETKKENVWSNWVLDYLDTRNYWEKQYPLKGKGATLKALVKQKAKTAKITDFTFFGLHRAALLMNNYGEKAVSDKLMTYLKETSTDTKTQGVYWKQNLNDWGWFSSKVVNHAGALEAFNTLKSNDINFIEEMKIWLVTQKEVNSWGSSRGTAEVIFTILNSGKSWTGAESDKATIVWGGKEIVPQTQATGYVKSTVKTDAIDKNLGTVTVTKPGPGIVQGGLFWQYYEDLDKIKSSENYISVTKELYKKVKTVNGEELQKISPETPLKVGDKVTVRMILNTDRAMEFIHIKDMRAAGFEPVDALSGYQWKNNLGYYQSTKDASTNFYIQYMPKGKYVFEYDVIANASGKFSNGITTMQNYYAPQMNAHTKGTGIQILE, from the coding sequence ATGAAAAGATTTTCCAAGATATTTATGCTTTCGTTGCTATCATTGGGATTTTCACCGGTTTTCGCACAGAAATATTATGATGACCAGTGGAAAAAAATAGCAGAAAACAGTCAGAAAGGAGCGTATAAATCTAATCTACCCATTATTTTAGACATGGAAAACCAAGCTATGAAAGAAAATAATACCATTCAGTTAATCCGTTCTTTGAAAGCGGAGTTCAGTATTGTAAATCAAACTGTAGATGATGATCAGAACGATGCGGCTTCAAAATTCTTTAAAAAACTTCAGGAAGCAGAAGGAAAATTGAAAGGAGATGAGAAACTGGTCTATAAAGTTCTGTTGAATGGATTTTTCCTGGATTATTACAATCAAAATTATTGGAAGATCAATGGCAGAACCAATATTAGTACGCAGGATCTTGCTCAGATTGAAACCTGGACCAAGCTTGATTATAAAAACTATTTAAATAAAAGCTATAAGGAACTGGATCAGCAGAAACAGGACATGAAGAAAACTTCATTGGAAAAATATAAAGTATTGTTTTCGGAAACGAAGGATATCGCTTATTTTCCAAGTCTGTATGATTGGTATAGTCTTAAAAAGATCGCTTTTTTATCAGAGAATAATATTTTCACAAAAAATGAGCTTACAGAGAACAGAACCTCTATTAATGCAATTTTCGATGAATTGATTGCACAGAATAACGGGAATCCTAAACTGTATTTCATGAAAGAAAAATTGGTGAATAATTGCGATTTCAATCAATGTAAAGATAAACTTGAGCAGCTACAGAAGCTTGCCAAATCCGATGTACAGGGTGATTACAAAGTGGTCATCATGGAAGGGATTATGGATGAACTTGTAATGAAAAAGAAGGCAAAAGAAGCTATTGTTGTTGCTGCACAGGCTAAAAGTGAATATCCGAAATCTCCTTTCATAGAAAATATCAAAAACAAGGAAAACCAGATTACCAATCCGGTACTGAATATCAAATATGAAAAACAGACCCAGAATAATCTGCCAATTCATTTTGTTGCAGAATACCAGAATGTTTCGGAGTTTTCATTGAACATTTATGAGGTAAAAGAAGACTTTTTATCGCTGATGAAATATGTGCAGAATTCCTATGCAAATAACTACTTTGGGCAAGTGAAAAAGAATTTGGTGCGAAAGGAAACTTACCAGCTTTCAGACCCGAAAGATTATCAGTCTCATAAAACCTCATTGGAAATTAAACCACTTCCTGCCGGAGTATATGTTGCAGAATTTTCAGTGCCAGGAACCGATACAAAAGATAACAACCCTGAAAAGAATTTCTATTTTCTGGTTTCGGGAAATAAGATTATTTATCAGTCAAAATCTTCAAGAACTTCACTTTCAGACGATTTGAAATTAGTGAATAGTGAAAACGGAAAAGCTGTAACGAATGAAAAGCTTAATTTTTATGAATTTGTAAATAATAATTCGATTAATAAAATTGAAGGAAAAACCAATGAGAACGGAATTTTTAAATTTCCTGCCACTGCTAATAAAGAATACTACAGAACATATCTGATTCAACAGCCTAAAACCAATGATTTCCAGATCATGCAGGTGTACGGGAACAATAATGTTGAAGATTACAACCCAAACAAAGAAGCCCGTTCCAAAGCTCAGATTTTTACAGATAGAGCAATCTACAGACCGGGACAGATGGTTTATTTCAAAGTAGTCAATACCCGTTTAAATAATGAGACTGAGTCTGTACTTTCAGGATTGAAGCAAAAAATCACTTTGGTGGATGCTAACAATCAGGAAGTTTCTTCCCAAAGTTTTACCACTAATGAATTTGGCTCCTATCACGGCAGTTTTATGCTTCCAAAAGGAAAGCTGAATGGTACTTTTTATATAAATACTGATGGTGATAGTCAGGGATATAAGGATATCAGAGTAGAAGAATATAAAAGACCAAAGTTTGAAGTTACTTTCGACTCTGTAAAAGATGAATATAAATACGGACAAACCATAGAACTGAAAGGAAAAGCTATGATGTTTTCCGGGGTAGCTTTAAGCAATACAACAGTGAACTATGAGATCAAAAAACAAAACATCCGTTGGAGATATTTCTGGTGGTATCCAAGAGATAATGATAATGAAAACTCAATCTTAGGAGAAGCCAAAACCAATGAAAAAGGAGAGTTTGTGATTCGTTTAGATCTTAAGAAAGACGAAAAACTGGAAGGAATTCAGATTGATAACTATCAAATCAATGCTTCCGTTACTGATATCAATGGGGAAACTCAATCAGCTAATACAGATCTGAAGGTGGCTTCCGTTTCCCACTACATCAAAGCTGATGAAATTAAGAATATATTCAGTGATGAAACGGCGAAATTAAAAGTAGAAACCAAGAATTATAATGAACAGGTTCTTAAAAAATCGTACAAGGTTAAGCTATCAAAATTAACGGCTCCGGATCGGATTTTTAGAGATAACTTCAAATCAGAAGTTCAGAATCTTCCACAATATTCAAAAACAGAATTTATTAGCAAATTCCCACACGATCTGTTTGATAAAAATGATGATGTCAAAAACTGGAAAACAGAAAAAATAGTTGTTGAAAGACAACAGCAGCCATCTGCAGATAATGCTCAACTTTCAACAAGCTTGGATCTTGGAAAACTTGAAGCGGGAGATTACCAATTGGAACTGTTCAATATCGAAGGAAAAGATACGATTAAAGCTTCTCAATATTTCAGCGTTTGGGATAAAACGTCCCTGAAACCGGCTCAAAAAACTTTCTTAACGGTTATTGCACCGAAGGAGGAGTTTGCAAGAGGTGAAAAAGCGAAAGTATATGTATATTCTGCAATTCCTGATGCGTTGGTGAATGTATTTGTTCAGAATGGGTCTGGAAAAACGATCACGGAAACCCATCAATTTAAAAAAGGAATGTTGGAATACACAGCAGATATTCCAAAAGATAAAAGTGTTTCCGAACTTAATCTTCAGTTCCAGCTGGTAGCATTTAACGATATACAGACAGAAACTGCAGTTTTAAAGATCAAGGATACGGAGAAACCTTTAAAAATTGAGACCGTCACTTTCAGAGATAAGCTCGAACCGAATTCAAAAGAAAAATGGACGGTGAAAGTTACCGGAAATGATAAAGAAAAAGTGAATGCAGAAGTGTTAGCTAATATGTATGATATGTCTTTGGATCAGTTTGCAGAGAATAACTATGGCTGGGATAAACTGTATACACCATTCAATATCATTACATCTTATGATATCAGAGAATACCTGTTACAAAAAAGTTATCAGAACCGATTGAAATATTTTAATGGAAATTATGTAGCCGTTCCTGAATTTAATTGGTTTGACGGTAACCTGTTTTATAGCTTAGGAGGAAATGGAGTGAAATCTCCTAGAACTAGAAAAAATAAAACTGCTCTTCCTGCTCCTACAGCAGCTCCTATTGCTAGAAATTCAGTAGCTCTTGAAGAAGTCGTAATGATTGGCTATGGACAAAAAAAATCAGCACTACAAGGTAAAGTAGCAGGCGTTGAGGTTGCAGAAGCTGATGCCGCTGTAGATCAGGTCGAATCACAAGAGGCATTGGAAAAAGTTCCGGTACGTCAGAATCTAAATGAAACGGCATTCTTCTATCCGGACCTGAAAACCGATGCAGAAGGAAACGTCAACTTTGAATTCACTTCTCCGGAAGCTTTGACGAAGTGGAAACTGATGTTCCTTGCTCATACAAAAGATGCAAGAGCAGCTACCTTGGAGAAGGAGGTGGTAACTCAGAAAGAATTCTCTGTAACTCCAAACTATCCGAGATTTTTAAGAGAAGGAGATGAACTGAACTTACAGTCAAAGTTATCCAACCTTACCAATAAGAAAATGAATGGTTCTGCAGAACTTCAGATTTTAGACGCATTTACGAATGAAAATATTTCTTCAAAATTCGGAATCAACTCAGGAACACAGAACTTTGATTTAAATGAAAATGGAAACGGAGCATTAACATGGAAGCTAAAAGTTCCCAACAATGTTTCTTCTATTATTTTAAAAATAGTTGCGAAGGCAGGAGCTTATTCTGACGGTGAGCAGCAGGCTGTAGCCGTATTGCCAAACAGAATGCTGGTAACCGATGCCGTACCTGTTTTTGTGAAAGAAGGAGAAACAAAGACTTTCGTATTGGATAACCTTAAAAATAATACATCTACAACGGCTTCTAATGTTTCAAACACCTTGGAATTAACCACCAATCCGATCTGGGAAATTATGTTTGCCCTTCCAAGTCTGAAAAACGATCAGAACAGCTCGGCGGATGTGATTTTCAATAAGTGGTTTGCAGATGTATTAGCTTCTGAGATATTCAAAGCTAATCCTAAAATGAAGACCGTGTTTGATGAATATCAGGGCAAAGAATTATTGAATTCAAATCTTGAAAAAAACCAGGAGCTGAAACAATTGTTATTAGATGAAACTCCATGGGTACTGGAAAGTAAAAATGAAGCTGAGCAGATGCAAAAACTAGCACTTCTGTTTGATGTCAACACGATGAGGAATTCTATTAATCAGAATTGGGATGATTTCAGTAAACTGCAAAATCCGGATGGTGGATTTTCATGGTATGCAGGATATCCAAGCTCTTACGGTACATCATTATATATTCTTAAAAACCTTGGAAAGGTTAATCTATGGTTAAAAGATAACGCCAAAGAATATCAGAGTGCAGGACAGAACGCTTTAGTAGCAAAACTGATCCAGTATGTAGATAACGAGATCAGCAAATATGCAGAGACTAAAAAAGAGAATGTCTGGAGCAATTGGGTTCTTGATTATTTAGATACCAGAAATTACTGGGAAAAACAATATCCTTTGAAAGGAAAAGGAGCAACGTTAAAAGCATTAGTAAAACAAAAAGCAAAAACGGCAAAAATTACTGATTTTACATTCTTCGGTCTTCACCGTGCAGCTTTACTAATGAATAATTATGGAGAGAAAGCGGTATCTGATAAATTAATGACTTATCTTAAAGAAACCTCTACAGATACCAAAACACAAGGAGTCTACTGGAAACAAAACCTGAATGACTGGGGTTGGTTCAGCTCAAAAGTAGTAAACCATGCAGGTGCTCTGGAAGCGTTCAATACCTTAAAATCCAATGATATCAACTTTATAGAAGAGATGAAGATCTGGCTGGTAACGCAAAAAGAAGTGAACTCATGGGGAAGTTCAAGAGGAACTGCAGAAGTGATTTTTACGATCTTAAATTCAGGGAAATCATGGACTGGTGCTGAAAGTGATAAAGCAACCATCGTTTGGGGCGGCAAAGAGATTGTTCCTCAGACTCAGGCAACCGGATATGTAAAATCAACCGTGAAAACGGATGCAATAGATAAAAACCTTGGAACCGTTACAGTGACCAAACCAGGCCCAGGAATTGTTCAGGGAGGATTATTCTGGCAGTATTACGAAGATTTAGATAAAATTAAATCATCTGAAAATTATATTTCCGTAACCAAAGAACTGTATAAAAAAGTAAAAACGGTAAATGGAGAAGAGCTTCAGAAAATCTCACCAGAAACGCCATTGAAAGTAGGAGATAAAGTAACCGTAAGAATGATTCTGAACACAGACAGAGCAATGGAATTTATTCATATTAAAGATATGCGTGCGGCAGGATTTGAACCCGTTGATGCATTATCAGGATATCAGTGGAAAAATAATTTAGGATATTATCAATCTACTAAAGATGCGTCTACTAATTTCTATATTCAATATATGCCAAAAGGTAAATATGTCTTTGAATATGATGTAATTGCTAATGCATCCGGAAAGTTCTCAAACGGTATTACTACAATGCAAAACTACTATGCTCCACAGATGAATGCACACACAAAAGGAACCGGAATTCAGATTTTGGAATGA
- a CDS encoding type VI secretion system amidase effector protein Tae4 → MADWVDKHPEVFGNTLKLSIKKYPKMDSKSFKHKGLIFIKDGWGATDHIDLWDVEIWFWPLI, encoded by the coding sequence TTGGCTGATTGGGTAGATAAACATCCCGAGGTTTTTGGAAATACATTGAAACTTTCAATAAAAAAATATCCTAAAATGGATAGTAAGAGTTTTAAGCATAAAGGATTGATTTTCATAAAAGATGGCTGGGGAGCTACTGATCACATTGATTTGTGGGATGTCGAAATATGGTTCTGGCCATTAATTTAA
- a CDS encoding recombinase has product MKFFNSSTNFESVLKKYFSFKNETLSLEPFAELLESVKRADFTDVLNFLRNNPNFAENFKHYIHNIFKGRPFNLSLTEANILSENAFFPELKKRILNKVLPPVENEKTVWYMIDNVSFRPKTDLKYLHNLPENEVNEFLALIGASDFIIKPNVKKELIFSMNILSWRVTGMAMEVEVVRMAPQYRNLSNPFLALQNELEALADDLVKDPELQLHSKDSRYKQIKIYSEQCLEFVNIAFKNSAKYGISGKINQSLLKIRQQTERIYEIVQLLIIDSEEDVLVKSKQLIFNILNYKSHKNNIADLINDSTRLISHLITNHTAEAGTHYITSTRKEYMTMFYKASGGGIIVGALCVLKMLYGYIPGSDFSHAFLYSMNYAMGFVMIYLMGFTLATKQPAMTAATMTKVLSEEGNSQRNNTEFAHLVSKLFRSQFIAFVGNVLLAFPVALAIIYGLDVFFSQNLAVDRSDKLLKDLDPFKSKAILHASIAGFYLFISGIISGNIGNNSVFYQIPERIAKNLSIRSFFGKKFAKGLSKYYAKNWPGIVSNFWFGVFLGATAPVGLFFGLDLDIRHITFAAGNFALGLYGKDFSVDSYTFWMSFFTVFLIGFFNFLVSFSLSMFLAFRSRKMNFGQVSEIYKEIFRYFVKHPLKFFLPLRSGLDKKADDLMSSTISHKSEEKDH; this is encoded by the coding sequence ATGAAATTCTTTAATTCCAGCACAAATTTTGAGTCAGTTCTTAAAAAATACTTTTCTTTTAAGAACGAAACCCTTTCTTTGGAACCCTTTGCAGAGTTGTTAGAGAGTGTAAAAAGGGCGGACTTTACAGATGTGCTTAACTTTCTCAGAAACAATCCGAATTTTGCGGAAAACTTCAAACATTATATTCATAATATTTTTAAAGGAAGACCATTCAACCTGTCCTTGACGGAAGCCAATATTCTTTCTGAAAATGCCTTCTTCCCGGAGCTTAAAAAAAGAATCCTGAATAAGGTCCTGCCACCTGTAGAAAATGAGAAAACAGTGTGGTACATGATTGATAATGTAAGTTTCAGACCTAAAACCGACCTGAAATACCTTCACAATCTTCCGGAAAATGAGGTTAATGAATTCCTGGCACTCATTGGAGCTTCAGATTTTATCATAAAACCTAATGTAAAAAAGGAACTGATCTTTTCTATGAATATCCTTTCTTGGAGGGTGACAGGAATGGCGATGGAAGTAGAAGTCGTAAGAATGGCGCCTCAGTACAGGAATCTTTCTAATCCATTTTTAGCGCTACAAAACGAATTGGAAGCCCTGGCAGATGACCTTGTTAAAGATCCTGAACTACAGTTGCATTCCAAAGACAGCCGGTATAAGCAGATTAAAATTTATTCGGAACAATGTCTGGAATTCGTGAATATAGCCTTTAAAAATTCAGCTAAATATGGGATTTCAGGAAAGATCAACCAATCATTGCTGAAGATTCGTCAGCAGACTGAGAGAATTTATGAGATTGTACAGCTGTTGATTATTGATAGTGAAGAAGATGTTCTTGTAAAATCAAAACAGCTGATTTTTAATATCCTGAATTATAAATCTCACAAAAATAATATTGCAGACCTTATCAACGATAGCACCCGACTGATTTCCCACCTTATTACCAATCACACTGCGGAAGCCGGAACGCATTATATTACCTCTACAAGAAAGGAATATATGACGATGTTCTACAAGGCGAGTGGGGGTGGAATTATCGTAGGGGCACTCTGTGTTCTGAAAATGTTATACGGATATATCCCCGGAAGTGATTTCTCTCATGCATTTTTATATTCGATGAACTATGCGATGGGATTTGTGATGATCTATCTGATGGGATTCACGCTGGCCACAAAACAGCCGGCAATGACTGCTGCAACCATGACTAAAGTGTTGTCTGAAGAAGGAAACAGCCAAAGAAACAATACCGAATTTGCCCATCTTGTATCCAAATTGTTCCGAAGTCAGTTTATTGCTTTCGTAGGAAACGTTTTGCTTGCATTTCCGGTAGCGCTTGCCATTATTTATGGGTTGGATGTATTCTTTTCACAAAACCTTGCGGTTGACAGATCAGATAAATTATTAAAAGACCTTGATCCTTTTAAATCGAAAGCTATTCTTCATGCGAGTATTGCAGGTTTCTATCTTTTTATTTCAGGGATTATTTCAGGAAATATAGGGAACAATTCTGTATTCTATCAGATTCCGGAGAGAATTGCCAAAAACCTTTCGATCCGAAGCTTTTTTGGTAAGAAATTCGCGAAGGGGTTATCAAAATATTATGCTAAGAACTGGCCGGGAATCGTTTCTAATTTCTGGTTTGGGGTTTTCCTTGGTGCTACGGCACCTGTAGGGTTATTCTTCGGGCTTGATCTCGATATCAGACACATTACCTTTGCTGCAGGAAACTTTGCTCTGGGATTGTATGGAAAAGATTTCTCTGTAGATTCTTATACATTCTGGATGTCCTTTTTTACTGTTTTTCTAATTGGTTTCTTCAACTTTCTGGTGAGTTTCAGTTTATCTATGTTTCTGGCATTTAGATCAAGAAAAATGAACTTTGGACAGGTAAGTGAGATCTATAAGGAGATCTTCAGGTATTTTGTAAAACATCCACTGAAATTCTTCCTTCCCTTGCGTTCAGGATTAGACAAAAAAGCAGATGATCTGATGAGCAGTACGATCTCTCATAAGTCGGAAGAGAAGGATCATTAA
- the recF gene encoding DNA replication/repair protein RecF (All proteins in this family for which functions are known are DNA-binding proteins that assist the filamentation of RecA onto DNA for the initiation of recombination or recombinational repair.): MIIKKLSLYNFKNHSEKKFEFSPQINCFVGNNGVGKTNILDALHYLSVGKSFLGNTDFNNIKKEEDFFTIDAEIRNEDGEDNIRITQPKEAKKVIKKNDKSYDRLADHIGYLPSVMISPYDSNLISDSGESRRKFLDAMISQTDSEYLFDLIQYQKTIQQRNALLKYFAKNRTWDKDSLEIYDDPITKFGTKIFNKRKVFVEQLNPIVQNFYQIISGGKETVSVIYESHLLENTFEDLLKESLEKDRMLTYTSKGIHKDDLLFEMDSILIKKMGSQGQQKSFLISLKLAQMSLVKELTKKTPILLLDDIFDKLDDTRVSQLIELVNRESFGQIFITDTHRERTESVVKKINEESIIFEI; encoded by the coding sequence ATGATTATCAAGAAGCTTTCGCTATACAATTTCAAGAACCATTCTGAGAAAAAGTTCGAATTTTCCCCCCAGATCAACTGTTTTGTGGGAAATAATGGTGTAGGTAAAACCAATATTCTGGATGCTCTTCATTATTTATCAGTAGGTAAAAGCTTTTTGGGAAATACGGATTTCAACAACATCAAAAAAGAGGAGGATTTTTTCACAATTGATGCAGAGATCCGGAATGAAGACGGTGAAGATAATATCAGAATTACCCAGCCGAAAGAAGCTAAAAAGGTGATAAAAAAGAATGATAAAAGCTATGACAGGCTTGCCGATCATATTGGTTATCTTCCAAGTGTCATGATTTCACCTTACGATTCTAACCTTATTTCCGATTCCGGAGAAAGCAGAAGAAAGTTTCTGGACGCCATGATTTCTCAAACGGATTCTGAATATCTTTTTGACCTGATTCAATACCAAAAAACGATCCAGCAGCGAAATGCTTTACTGAAGTATTTTGCTAAAAACAGAACCTGGGATAAAGATTCGTTAGAAATCTATGATGATCCGATTACAAAATTCGGGACTAAAATTTTCAATAAGAGGAAAGTATTTGTAGAGCAGCTTAATCCTATTGTTCAGAATTTTTATCAAATTATTTCAGGTGGAAAAGAAACAGTATCTGTGATCTATGAATCTCACTTGCTGGAAAATACTTTTGAGGATCTTTTAAAAGAAAGCCTGGAAAAAGACCGTATGTTAACGTACACATCCAAAGGAATTCATAAAGATGACCTTCTTTTTGAAATGGACAGCATTCTGATCAAAAAAATGGGGTCTCAGGGACAGCAGAAATCTTTCCTGATTTCTTTAAAGCTTGCTCAGATGAGTCTTGTTAAAGAACTGACTAAGAAAACACCCATTCTGTTGTTGGATGATATTTTTGATAAGCTTGATGACACCAGAGTTTCTCAATTAATTGAATTAGTGAATCGTGAAAGCTTCGGGCAAATTTTCATTACCGATACGCATAGAGAACGTACAGAAAGTGTGGTGAAAAAGATTAATGAAGAAAGTATTATTTTTGAGATATAA
- a CDS encoding ecotin, producing MKFSKTLITGLVLMAGVSAFAQKKAEKFEKLQIEMFPKAKDGYKQVYIQLPVAKNESDLKVEVFVGTEKMLDCNNYSLMGEMKSQDLQGWGYNYYEVESKGEMAGTLKGCLEQKKTKKFVTLKPEIVRYNSKLPLVFYVPKDIEVRYRVLRPDNTMKKAVQN from the coding sequence ATGAAATTTTCAAAAACTTTAATTACGGGATTGGTATTGATGGCTGGGGTAAGTGCTTTCGCTCAAAAGAAAGCTGAAAAGTTTGAAAAACTACAGATTGAAATGTTCCCAAAGGCTAAAGATGGATACAAGCAAGTATATATCCAGCTTCCAGTAGCAAAAAACGAAAGCGACTTAAAAGTTGAGGTTTTTGTGGGAACTGAAAAAATGTTAGACTGTAACAATTACTCCTTAATGGGAGAAATGAAAAGCCAGGATCTTCAGGGATGGGGTTACAACTATTATGAAGTAGAATCAAAAGGAGAAATGGCAGGAACTTTAAAAGGCTGTCTGGAACAGAAAAAGACCAAAAAGTTTGTTACGCTAAAACCGGAAATAGTAAGATATAACAGTAAACTTCCATTGGTATTCTATGTACCGAAAGACATAGAAGTTCGTTACAGAGTTTTAAGACCTGATAACACCATGAAAAAAGCTGTTCAAAACTAA